CTGACCGACAGCAACCAGTTCATCCAAGTTTGGTTCATGACCCGTGCGACGAATCTGATCATAGAAGAATGGGACCGGGATCTGCACATGGATACCTGCGCCATCCCCGGTTTTACCGTCCGCATCCACCGCGCCGCGATGCCAGATTGCCTTTAGCGCATCGATCCCGGCATCCACCACCTTGCGTGACGGCTTACCATCGACGGACACAACAAGGCCCACACCGCACGAGGAATGCTCTTCTTCCTCTGAATAGAGACCGTTTTCTGCCATCCATTTGCGCTTGGCTTCCTCGACCCGCACCCAATCGGCATCATATTTGGTCATTGGCTGTCTCCTTTTTCCCAAGGGGGCACACAGGCTTTGGTTCATCTGTCGGCGTTCGCTTTCGAACGCATACCCGCTGGGATTTTTCGAATTGCTTTTGCGTTTTGTTTCACTCGGCTGCGATGGCGGATTTGGCGTTAAAACGCTCAATTATGGCATCTGCGCAATCGCGCCCGTCACGGATCGCCCAGACCACCAGCGAAGCACCGCGCACGATGTCGCCGATGGCATAAACGCCCTCCATCTCGGTCGCACCGGTCTGGAACGCTGCTTTGATTGTACCCCAGCGGGTCACGGGTAGATCGGGTTGGCCGAATAAGGTGGGCAGGTCTTCGGGTTCGAATCCAAGCGCCTTGATCACCAGATCGGCCTCTTCGACATAGTCTGCGCCCTCAATCACTTCGGGAGCCTGACGGCCCGAGGCATCGGGCTGGCCCAGACGCATCTTCTGCACCATGACACCGTTCACTTGCTCATCGCCGGTAAAGCCTTTGGGTGCGCTAAGCCATTCGAAGATCACGCCTTCTTCCTCGGCATTCTGGGTCTCGCGCTGCGAGCCCGGCATATTGGCGCGGTCGCGGCGATAGAGGCATTTGACCGACGTCGCACCCTGACGAATCGACGTGCGCACGCAATCCATCGCGGTATCACCCCCGCCGATGACGACCACTTTCTTACCTTCCGCGTTCAGGCGGCCATTGTCGAAGTCATCAACCGCATCGCCAAAACTTTTGCGATTCGAGGCTGTCAGAAAATCGATCGCCTTTTCAATCCCACCCAGACCGCTGCCGGGCATGGACAGATCACGGGATTTGTAGACGCCCGTTGCAATAATCACCGCATCATGTTTCGCGTGGATTTCCGCGAATTTCGCGGCGTCCACATCGCAGTTCAACTCAAATGCAACACCACCATCTGCCAGCAGGTCATTTCGGCGTTGGACGATATCCTTTTCCAGCTTGAAACCGGGAATGCCGTACATCAGCAGCCCCCCCGCACGGTCATAACGATCATAGACCGTGACCTGAATACCCGCCCGGCGCAGCATATCCGCCGCTGCCAATCCACCGGGTCCA
The Ruegeria sp. SCSIO 43209 genome window above contains:
- a CDS encoding NAD(P)-dependent oxidoreductase, with amino-acid sequence MAKQPMLKFVQIDRVMPEKRAASDRKEDFDEIYAEYAAEKAAEQASRCSQCGVPYCQSHCPLHNNIPDWLNLTATGRLEEAYQTSQATNTFPEICGRICPQDRLCEGNCVIEQSGHGTVTIGSIEKYITDTAWDKGWVKPVQPRAERDESVGIIGGGPGGLAAADMLRRAGIQVTVYDRYDRAGGLLMYGIPGFKLEKDIVQRRNDLLADGGVAFELNCDVDAAKFAEIHAKHDAVIIATGVYKSRDLSMPGSGLGGIEKAIDFLTASNRKSFGDAVDDFDNGRLNAEGKKVVVIGGGDTAMDCVRTSIRQGATSVKCLYRRDRANMPGSQRETQNAEEEGVIFEWLSAPKGFTGDEQVNGVMVQKMRLGQPDASGRQAPEVIEGADYVEEADLVIKALGFEPEDLPTLFGQPDLPVTRWGTIKAAFQTGATEMEGVYAIGDIVRGASLVVWAIRDGRDCADAIIERFNAKSAIAAE